Proteins encoded by one window of Blautia luti:
- a CDS encoding DUF1700 domain-containing protein, whose translation MNRTEFLTILRNQLAGQMQEGKAEAHIRYYEDYIQSQVRKGRTEEDVLGELGDPRLIAKTLIETEDSQPQAGYGQYSSYGSGVEESVQPEKRWKKILDLSTWQGKAVVIVGAVLAMILILLVIGAVLPFFIVLTIVLSILSWIKKRTN comes from the coding sequence ATGAACAGAACCGAATTTCTAACTATTCTGAGAAATCAGCTTGCCGGGCAGATGCAGGAAGGTAAAGCTGAGGCACACATAAGATATTATGAAGATTATATTCAGTCCCAGGTCAGAAAGGGACGTACAGAAGAGGATGTTCTGGGTGAACTTGGTGATCCCAGACTTATTGCGAAAACTCTTATAGAAACAGAAGACAGCCAGCCGCAGGCAGGATACGGGCAGTATTCCAGCTATGGAAGCGGTGTAGAAGAGTCTGTCCAGCCGGAGAAAAGATGGAAGAAGATCCTGGATCTTTCCACCTGGCAGGGAAAGGCAGTGGTGATCGTAGGCGCGGTCCTTGCCATGATCCTGATCCTGCTGGTTATAGGAGCGGTGCTTCCATTCTTTATTGTTCTGACTATCGTTCTTTCAATCCTTTCCTGGATTAAGAAGCGTACTAATTAA
- a CDS encoding formate--tetrahydrofolate ligase, producing the protein MGFKSDIEIAQECEMLPITEIAEKAGIDDKYLEQYGKYKAKIDYNLLRETDKPNGKLILMTAINPTPAGEGKTTTTVGLADAMQKLGKNVMVALREPSLGPVFGVKGGAAGGGYAQVVPMEDINLHFTGDFHAIGAANNLLAAMIDNHIFQGNALNIDPRKITWKRCVDMNDRQLRNVVDGLGGRTNGMPREDGYDITVASEIMAVLCLASDIKDLKERLSKIIIGYTYGKVSEQKPVTAGDLHAEGAMTALLKDALKPNLVQTLEHVPAIVHGGPFANIAHGCNSVTATKMALKLADYAITEAGFGADLGAEKFLDIKCRMAGLKPSAVVIVATVRALKYNGGVPKADLNNENLEALEKGLPNLLKHVSNIKNVYKLPCVVAINAFPTDTKAELDLVEAKCKELGVNVALSEVWAKGGEGGIKLAEEVIRLAEEPNDFSYAYELEGSIEDKLNQIVQKVYGGKRVVLTANAQKQAKQLEALGFGNCPICVAKTQYSLTDDQTKLGAPTDFEVTVRNLKISAGAGFIVALTGEIMTMPGLPKVPAAERIDVDETGKITGLF; encoded by the coding sequence ATGGGATTCAAATCAGACATCGAGATCGCACAGGAATGCGAAATGCTTCCAATCACTGAGATTGCGGAGAAAGCAGGTATTGATGACAAATATCTGGAACAGTACGGAAAATACAAAGCAAAGATCGACTACAATCTCTTAAGAGAGACAGATAAACCCAATGGAAAGCTGATCCTCATGACAGCTATCAACCCGACTCCAGCCGGAGAAGGAAAAACTACTACAACTGTAGGTCTTGCAGATGCTATGCAGAAACTTGGCAAGAACGTTATGGTAGCTCTTCGTGAGCCATCCTTAGGACCGGTATTCGGAGTAAAAGGTGGTGCAGCAGGTGGTGGATATGCACAGGTTGTTCCTATGGAAGATATCAACCTTCACTTCACAGGTGACTTCCATGCAATTGGTGCAGCAAACAACTTACTTGCAGCTATGATCGATAACCATATTTTCCAGGGCAACGCATTAAACATCGACCCACGTAAGATCACATGGAAGAGATGCGTAGATATGAACGACCGTCAGCTTCGTAACGTAGTAGACGGCCTTGGTGGAAGAACAAACGGTATGCCTCGTGAAGACGGATACGACATCACAGTTGCATCTGAGATCATGGCAGTTCTCTGTCTTGCAAGTGACATCAAAGACCTGAAAGAAAGATTATCCAAGATCATCATCGGATATACATATGGTAAAGTTTCTGAGCAGAAACCTGTAACAGCCGGTGACCTTCATGCAGAAGGTGCTATGACAGCTCTGTTAAAAGATGCCCTGAAACCAAACCTTGTACAGACTCTGGAACACGTTCCTGCAATCGTACACGGCGGACCATTCGCCAACATCGCTCACGGATGTAACTCCGTAACAGCTACAAAGATGGCTCTGAAACTTGCTGATTATGCGATCACAGAGGCTGGTTTCGGTGCAGACCTTGGTGCTGAGAAATTCCTCGACATCAAATGCCGTATGGCAGGCTTAAAACCAAGTGCAGTTGTTATCGTAGCTACAGTACGTGCTCTGAAATACAACGGCGGTGTTCCAAAAGCTGACCTCAACAACGAGAACCTGGAAGCACTTGAGAAAGGTCTTCCAAACCTGCTCAAACATGTATCCAACATCAAGAATGTATACAAACTGCCATGTGTAGTTGCTATCAATGCATTCCCTACAGATACAAAAGCAGAGCTTGATCTTGTAGAAGCAAAATGTAAAGAACTCGGCGTTAATGTTGCTCTTTCTGAAGTATGGGCAAAAGGCGGCGAAGGCGGAATCAAACTTGCGGAAGAAGTAATCCGTCTTGCTGAAGAACCAAATGACTTCTCCTATGCATATGAACTGGAAGGTTCTATCGAAGACAAACTGAACCAGATCGTTCAGAAAGTTTACGGAGGTAAGAGAGTTGTTCTGACAGCAAACGCTCAGAAACAGGCAAAACAGTTAGAGGCTCTTGGCTTCGGCAACTGCCCGATCTGTGTAGCTAAAACTCAGTACAGTTTAACAGATGACCAGACCAAACTTGGCGCTCCGACAGACTTCGAAGTTACAGTACGTAATCTGAAGATTTCTGCTGGTGCTGGATTTATCGTAGCCCTCACAGGTGAGATCATGACCATGCCAGGTCTGCCGAAAGTTCCGGCTGCTGAGAGAATCGACGTAGACGAAACAGGTAAGATCACAGGTCTGTTCTAA